From the genome of Vicia villosa cultivar HV-30 ecotype Madison, WI linkage group LG2, Vvil1.0, whole genome shotgun sequence, one region includes:
- the LOC131653412 gene encoding protein GRAVITROPIC IN THE LIGHT 1-like — MESVKPSAVTTPSKKLARNFAKVLHLRAFLKNVTISETNPKDETTAINWSESFNKVDEDEELQEQRVATEALLAKVFASVSTVKGAYAELQHFQSPFDPDGIEASDKLLVSELKHLSEIKQCYLKKQFDPLPEKAILEAESKETKGVIKTYEITAKKLESQVRLKDSEIMFLKEKLVEANSHNKLIEKRLNQSGSLSVSSSSLDNNVHISGLSPSHFASILRHTVKSIRNFVRLVVDEMRSAKWDIDAAVDAIEHNVVYLVEDHKCFAIESFVCKAMFDAFHFPNFNLPNESLPDDRTNQQNWFLQNFNELKSTKVKDFLAAKPRSSFAKFCMNKYLRLVHPKMESSFFGNMNHRNFISNGEFPKSEFFASFAEMAKRVYLLHCLAYSFKDQAEIFQVSKGCRFSDVYMESVNDEIFMCSSNSDKTTTIVEPEEEPVVSFTVVPGFRIGKTVLQCQVYLMQKKNS, encoded by the coding sequence ATGGAATCAGTGAAACCTTCTGCAGTAACAACACCAAGCAAGAAACTAGCTAGAAACTTTGCTAAAGTTCTTCATCTTAGAGCCTTTCTGAAGAATGTTACTATATCTGAAACAAATCCAAAAGATGAAACAACTGCAATCAATTGGTCTGAATCATTCAAcaaagttgatgaagatgaagagctTCAAGAACAAAGGGTTGCAACAGAAGCACTTCTTGCTAAGGTTTTCGCTAGTGTTTCGACGGTTAAAGGTGCTTATGCTGAGCTGCAGCATTTTCAATCACCCTTTGATCCTGATGGAATTGAAGCTTCTGATAAACTACTAGTTTCCGAGTTGAAGCATTTGTCTGAGATTAAGCAGTGTTACTTGAAGAAACAGTTTGATCCTTTGCCGGAGAAAGCGATACTCGAAGCTGAATCGAAGGAGACAAAAGGTGTGATAAAAACCTATGAGATTACGGCAAAGAAGTTGGAGTCACAGGTTAGGCTCAAGGATTCTGAGATTATGTTTCTTAAAGAGAAGTTAGTGGAAGCTAATAGTCATAACAAGTTAATCGAGAAGAGATTGAATCAAAGTGGATCGTTATCGGTATCTTCATCTTCGCTAGATAATAATGTTCACATATCAGGGTTAAGTCCTAGCCATTTTGCTAGCATTCTTCGTCACACGGTTAAATCGATTAGAAACTTTGTGAGGTTAGTTGTTGATGAAATGAGATCTGCAAAATGGGATATCGATGCTGCTGTCGATGCTATTGAACACAATGTTGTCTACTTGGTAGAAGATCACAAGTGTTTTGCGATCGAATCCTTTGTTTGCAAAGCAATGTTCGACGCGTTTCACTTCCCAAATTTCAATCTTCCCAACGAGTCCCTTCCGGACGACAGAACCAATCAACAAAACTGGTTCTTGCAGAACTTCAACGAGCTGAAATCAACAAAAGTTAAAGACTTTCTCGCCGCGAAACCACGATCCTCATTCGCCAAATTCTGCATGAACAAGTATCTGAGACTCGTCCATCCGAAAATGGAGTCATCCTTTTTCGGAAACATGAATCACAGAAACTTTATAAGCAACGGAGAGTTTCCAAAAAGTGAATTTTTCGCATCGTTCGCTGAAATGGCGAAAAGGGTTTATCTATTACATTGTTTAGCATACTCTTTCAAAGATCAAGCTGAGATTTTTCAAGTTTCAAAAGGGTGTAGATTTTCTGATGTATACATGGAAAGTGTGAACGATGAAATCTTCATGTGTTCTTCAAATTCAGACAAGACAACAACAATAGTTGAACCAGAAGAAGAACCAGTTGTTAGTTTCACTGTTGTTCCTGGTTTTAGAATTGGTAAAACAGTTTTACAGTGCCAAGTTTACCTCATGCAGAAGAAAAATTCATAG